The genome window TGATATAAAAATTGGTGGGGtgttaaatagtgaggaggatagccttaggttacaggaagatatagacaggctggtcagatgggctgatcagtggcaaatggaattcagtccgaataagtgtgaggtgatgcacttggacaGGACAAACAAGtaaagggaatacatgatgaactgcaggaccctgggaagcaccgagGATCAGAGGGATCTTTGTGTTCATGTACAGcagtcccttaaggtagcaggacaggtggataaagtcgTTAAGAAAGCATACaaaatacttgcctttattagctgaagcgtagagtttaagagcagggaggttatgctgaaactaTATAAAATGTCGGCTCAGCCACTgctagagcattgtgtgcagttctggaatccacattataggagtgatgtgatagcattggaaagggtgcagatttaccaggatattgcctgggctggagagtttgagTCATGAAGAGTGTTTGGGTAGACTGGGTTGTTTTCCTAGagtagaggagactgaggggggacatgattgagatgtataaaattatgagggacactgATAGAGTAGAcaagaagaaacttttccccctgGTGGAGGGAGCAATgtcaagggggcagagatttaaggtaaggggcaggaggtttagaagagatgtgaggaaaacctttttcacccagagggtggtgaaagtctggaactcactgtctgaaagagtggtggaggcagagaccctcacaacatttaagaagtatttagatgtgcacttgtgatgccaaggcatacaaggctatagaccaagtgctggaaaatgggattagaatagttagatggtttgtctttgactggcccagatgcgatgggccgaagggcctttctctgtgctgtatacctcaaTGAGgtatgggggggcggtgggagctgCTAATATTGAGTAGTTGAAACACTCTGATCCCATACCCCACAATGAGGTCGGAGTCGAGTCAATATAGTGCATTATATTTAGTACTTGGAACATAATCACATCAGGTACAGTCGGTTAAAtcacttccttctgtgctgtatcattcaatATCTCCATGCCAACAGCCTCCTCACTCACTTTGGTCACAAGTCTCTGGGTAGAACATAAATTCCCAAAAGTGCACAGGGATAAACCATTCATCCGGATATAGAAACCTCCCTCCGTGAATACTGAAACTGTCATGTGTGAATTACCTGAATGGTAGAACTGAAATGATTGATGGCTGGCATCGATAGCAACAGATATGGGTCCAATCTTGGCAACTGCTCGAGCTAAAGCTTTTTCATTGCCTTTAGTAACGAAAAAGTAATTGGTGCAGTTGGTGGCTTTGTACTTAGCCTTATAATTACAGGGATCATcctgtttaaaaacaaaacatgaaCCTTAATGTCGTCAATATCCCATCAAAGAAATGCCAATTAACTTATTCTACAAACTCAGTAATTCACAACAGAACTTGCACGCAATTAAATTCAAACGGCAAAGTGAACTATTCCAGTTTAATTTCCCTCTGGACTGTATACCTCTCCAGGGCAATCTCACACTTAGCAGAACACTGATAGCGTCAGTGTAAAGAACAAGTTAGatgccagggcggcacggtggcacagtggcactgctgtctcatagcgccaaggacccgggttcaattctggtcttgggtgtctgtctgtgtggagtttgcacattcttatcgtgactgcgtgggtttcctccggttgctctggtttccccccacagtccaaagatgtgcaggttaggtgggttggccatgctaaattgccccttagtgtcccaagatgtgtaggttagggggattagcagggataaGCCctgagtaaaggtgctctgtcggagagttggtgccgacttgatcggccaaatggcctctttctgcactgttgggattctatgaattctatgaaaaaaTAGGGAAGGTTCTGTAACATTGCCTGCTAGACGAACCAAATGGATATTACAAAATCAGGGCCACGCATTGCACTTCTATTCTTGCAGTGTTTTTGGGAAAGCATCAAATGAAGCTCACTGAGTTTATAAAGTCACATATACCCAGGAAGGTATAACCTGTCTATCCAAGTTGATTGTAGTTAGTTGCAAGATTGAAGCAGCATTGCAGCCACAGTTCCACTAGTTGTTCAAGGACATTGAGCTAGTTTGCCAATTCGTGGCTATGAAACTGGTTGCAAAGCACTCTGGATGCACTATTCCAAGCCAGGTCCAGGCCCCCCTCTTTCCTCTCACAACCCCTTAATTTGGCACATAAGAGATACTGTCACATTGTCAAGGCTAGATTTAAAAATAGGCGACAGAACCGACCGAGTGACTGATTAAACCTTTTCTCTCATCAGGAACGGGACACTACCAGTACATTGGCTCGACTGGGTTTGACCAATGGTTACAGGGGTTAAAGGGCAGCACCTGACCATAGCAACACCAAGATTCTTACAGAGTTTTGCTGGAAATACTGACAATGTACAACATGGGAGTATCATTGAAAGAATATCCTGATTAATCTACCAAAGACAAATAGAAATAAGTTACTGACATTGCCAGTGTAGGGATACCCAGCCTCGGAATCAATCCCATTGTTTTCATGTACATACAGGAAGGCATTTTCCATCCATCCGCCACCACAGCCCTGATTTCCCTGCGGTCCCGAACAATCCACCAAATTCTGTTCACTCAGTGAGATGAGTTTTCCCGTCTTTTTGAAGGTCTGTCCCTCCAGTGCTCCAGTTGAACTGAAGGCCCAACATGAGCCACAGGCACCCTGAAATTACACAATCACAGTCCcagaacatacaaacatagaaaacagaaaccggagtaggccattcagcccttcgagcctgctccaccattcattttgatcatcaaattcaatatcctcatcaccccctccccccccccccccccatatcccttgacccaagagctatatataatctcctcttgaaatcacacaagattttggcctcaactacttcaccctctgggtgaagaaatttctcctcacctcagttctaaaaggtttaccccttatcctcaaactatgacccctagttctggactcccccaccattggcaacattctttctgaatctaccctgtctaaccctgttagaattttataagtttctatgagatcccctctcattcttctaaactccaatgaatctaatcctaaccggcttagtctctcctcctatgacagacctgccatcccaggagctGAACGATTAGGATCCCATTATGAATGTTTGACTGAATTTCAAAAGCTAGAAACCACCTATATCAGCAGAAGTTGATTGACACTCTTAAGAGATCATTAAAGGATTATCCGTTTTAGATGTGGATACTGAATAGATGATTGTTCTTAACAAATAAATAACCACTTAAGGGTTTATAGTTGTTTTCAATGGCTCTGGGATATGAAGTTTATTTGAGTGACTGCTCTATTAGATTATTAGAAGTTTATTTTTTCACTTATCTTCCCATACTATGCTCCTGAGGTCTATCCACCGTGGAGAGTGGTTTAGCTGTAGAAGTACATAGTGGAGCATGGAGAGAATGTGATGATTATGAAGGGGTTGGGAGTTTTTGGACATGGAAGGGGCATGGAAATATGAGAGAGCATGAAAAGGGCATGTGTTACATTGGGGATGGGTGAGAGGATAAGAGGGACTGAGGCATGGAGGACCTCACAGTCATAATTCCAACAGGGTCAATGTCCCAGCAAAGGGAGGTGGGCCTTACAGCCTGCCAACCTCACCATCTGCCAGTCTCTGTTGgtgcttcgagcctgctccctggGCAGTGAACCCAACTTCATCCCACCCCTGCCCACCCAGAGTTTGCTGAGCAATAGCCTCCTCAATGCTTCTTCCCAACTTCTTCCCAAGAATCCGGCCCCAACTGTGAGATCTTGGGCAACAAAAGCCAACGTGTTTGTGATCGGAATTTAATCATTAAATACCATAAGCCCTTTCCAGCCCCTCTGCTGCCGAAGCTGCTTTGACAAGGAATCTGTTCTCCATCTTACTCCTCAGAAGAAATTCTTTTACCTGGTACTTCACCGGTGTGACATATCCCTCATTGCGCCAATCGACATGGTCTGGAATCTCAACCGATTCCGGAATCCGAGCTAGCTGCTCGGATGAGTTCCTGGGTTTTAAAAGGCGGAATCCGTTCATCTGCTCATTGAACTCCTCCAAGGTCTGAAAGGTGACAAGAGTTTGAGCGAGGAGCAAACATCAGAACGATACCTGGCAATTTCAATCTACgctacaagctcatttaccttattTTGTATACTGCGCACATTCAAATACAACACCCTCAATCCCGCATTAACACTCTTAAGAGATCATTAAAGGATTATCTGTTTTAGATTGTGGATACTGAATAGATGATTGTTCTGCACTGACCCTGttgccgactgaactaaaaccccctacccttccgggaaccatatccctccattcccatcctattcgtatttgtcaagacaccccttaaaagtcactattgcatctgcttccactacctccctcggcagcgagttccaggcacccaccatcctttgtgtaaaaaacttgcctcatacatcttctgtaaaccttgctcctcgcaccttaaacatatgcccccatcgtaattgactcttccaccctgggaaaaagcttctgactatccactctgtccatgcctctcataatcttgtagacttctatcaggtcgcccctcaacctccattgttccagtgagaacaagtttctccaacctctcctcatagctaatgccctccataccaggcaacatcctggtaaatcttctctgtaccctctccaaagcctccacatccttctggtagtgtggtgaccagaattgaacacgatattccaagtgcggcctaactaaggttctgagGTATTTAGGTAACTAAGGTATTTCTTGTAGTTCTACCTGATAATATTATGGAATTAATACAGGAATACTCATTTAAAAATAACTCAGGGTAAACTCATAATAAAATATAATTTAACAGCTTGCAAAAGTAGCAAGGTTGACTTCCTTTACAACAAATGTGAATTTATTGCTAAAAGGTACAACACCTAAAAAGCAGCATCCAATCCCTGCCAAGACACTAGCATGTAGGCCTCAATACCAGCTCCAATAAGAAAAGAACAAAACAGATAAATACAACACAAGGCCCCGAGTTTTGTCATCTTGCTGGACAAATACTGAGACTAAGAAACATTGACCAACATGACTGTAATGTAAATTCCAATTTTCAGAACTAAATTCAGAATAATTTTTCCCAGAAATTAAACGGTCACTCTCATTATAACACTTGCGGAATCATTATAACCCTTTCACCAAATATAGCATACTAATTAGGGACGGTCTACAATTTGAACAAATTAACATCTTGCGCGATACCCTTGATAGTACAATCCCAAAATTCATTCTAAATGCCTCAACTCAAACTCGAATCTTCAAATTGATTGGGGAGACCTGTTAGATTGACTCACACTCAGGGATTAAGGTAAGGTCACTTTAATATTTCATGGATATCCTCACTCACTTAATTACTCTTAGAATTCTTACATTGGTAACCAAATAAAGTAATTTCTGGATTCTCCTACAGAGATAAGAACTAGTCATCTATTCTTTATGGGATTTATTTAGCTTTATGTACTATACTCTTTGTATAACTACTAACACACATGTTTTCTTATTATAATAAATTTGCATGTTTACTTAAAACTTAAATTGTTTCATCTAAACTTCTGTATCAGTCACTCAGTGAACCCAACTCCTATTCCCTTAATGGTGAGGGAATGTATACCGTGGAGAAAACCCTGACCCTTATCATATTGGGGAGTATTACTATCTGGCTAAAATATTAATGAGATTTAGACTATCAGGAGGAAGGTATCTCCAATCTTGGATTGGGATCTCCAAACACATGAGGGAAGGGTTCTGTCTCCCTCATTCACCGTATGAAGAACggctgaggattctgggtctgtactcagagtttagaaggatgagggcggatcttattgaaactggatagagtggacatggagaggatgtagtaggaaaaactagaaccagagggcacaacctcaggctaaagggacgatcctttaaaacagagatgaggaggaatttcttcagccagagagtggtaaatctgtggaactctttgccgcaaaaggctgtggaggccaggtcatttaagacagagatagataggttcttgattaataagaggatcaggggttatgggaaaaggcaggagaatggggatgagaaaaatatcagccatgattgaatggcggaacagacttggtgggccgagtggcctaattctgctcctatgtcttacggtcttatggtcttaaaaagtGGGGATCCAACAGTGGATAGGAAAGAAGCACCCCTGCTCCTCTTCACCCACAAGTACTGCTGTAAAGGACAGATACATTTTACATAAAGCGCTTTTCACCTTTCTTTAACTGCCGGGCTTCCCAAGGTCCGGCAATTCCAAAGCCAGGGTTAAATTTGGAAGGCAGATTAAATCTGAGGCATGCACCTCAACCTCATTATATTTTTTAACTGATTGGCCCACCTCCTGGGCGTGAGCTGGTTGCTCACCCCTGCCTGTCCTACCTCTGGTAAACTCAACattataagagttttaacaactgttactgtgtttaccccagtccaacaccggcatctccacatcaaaactcaaCATTAGGCATATTGGGGGTCAGGTTTGAGATTTCTTACATTTTCACAATTCACCCCATCCAAACACTGGGCTTGGTTCGTACCAATATTCTGACAACATATTTTATTTAAGCTAAAATACTTTAATATTAAGCAATAAACTCAGTGGACGATGTTCATTTGTTGCTCCCATTGCCTGCTGCAGACTGGTTACCACAAGTTCTCTAccttaatatttcaaaatgtctgAACAAAGTCCTTCCCCGTCTCAATACGTACCATGTCTCCAAACTGGTTCATCTTTAGACTGTAGGTGTGTTTGCCCATCGAATGCTCCAGATTGTGATATTCAACAAACCTGAGGTTTTTCTCCCACACCATTCTCCGAACACGTTCTTCAGTCTGAAGAAAAGTTAGAAAATCAGAGAATTGAGACAGTTTgaaaaagaagt of Mustelus asterias chromosome 26, sMusAst1.hap1.1, whole genome shotgun sequence contains these proteins:
- the LOC144479486 gene encoding procathepsin L-like, with protein sequence MKLLLFLGTFQIMVLTVTNSLLFDPLLTEGWENWKVHHQKQYTETEERVRRMVWEKNLRFVEYHNLEHSMGKHTYSLKMNQFGDMTLEEFNEQMNGFRLLKPRNSSEQLARIPESVEIPDHVDWRNEGYVTPVKYQGACGSCWAFSSTGALEGQTFKKTGKLISLSEQNLVDCSGPQGNQGCGGGWMENAFLYVHENNGIDSEAGYPYTGNDDPCNYKAKYKATNCTNYFFVTKGNEKALARAVAKIGPISVAIDASHQSFQFYHSGIYYEPNCLPYIMSHAVLVVGYGSTSGSNYWIVKNSYGVGWGDEGYILMSRGRQNNCGIATHAVYPEV